A region from the Beduinella massiliensis genome encodes:
- a CDS encoding ABC transporter permease subunit, producing MQRAMGVRLRQDMRRNGTMYLLALPMVLFYLVFCYGPIYGQIIAFKDFSPAQGIMGSPWVGFKHFAAFFKARTFSQLITNTVMISLYQIVFAFPAPILLALLLNEVRSNAFKRAVQTISYMPHFISLVVVCGMTLEFTKSDGVVNSIIMALGGRRISFFTTPAWFRPIYTITDIWQGIGWGSIIYIAALSGIDPQLYEAATMDGAGRFRKMLHVTLPGISSMIVVLFILRIGQVMSVGFEKIILLYNPMLYDTADVISTYVYRKGLMEFNYSYSAAVNVFNSVINFTILVIANALSRRVTGNSLW from the coding sequence ATGCAAAGAGCGATGGGCGTGAGGCTGAGGCAGGACATGCGGCGCAACGGCACCATGTACCTGCTTGCCTTGCCGATGGTGCTCTTTTATCTGGTTTTCTGCTATGGCCCGATTTACGGGCAGATCATCGCGTTCAAGGATTTTTCGCCGGCGCAGGGCATCATGGGCAGCCCATGGGTTGGATTTAAACATTTCGCGGCCTTCTTCAAGGCGCGCACGTTTTCGCAGCTCATCACGAACACCGTCATGATCAGCCTGTACCAGATCGTGTTCGCCTTCCCGGCGCCGATTCTGCTGGCGCTGCTGCTCAACGAGGTGCGCTCCAACGCCTTCAAGCGAGCGGTTCAGACGATTTCATACATGCCGCACTTCATCTCGCTGGTCGTCGTCTGCGGCATGACGCTGGAATTTACCAAGTCGGACGGCGTGGTCAACAGCATCATCATGGCGCTGGGCGGCAGACGCATCTCCTTCTTTACGACGCCCGCCTGGTTCCGGCCGATTTATACGATCACCGACATCTGGCAGGGCATCGGCTGGGGATCGATCATCTACATCGCGGCGCTTTCGGGCATCGACCCGCAGCTGTACGAGGCGGCGACCATGGACGGCGCGGGACGGTTCCGCAAGATGCTGCACGTCACGCTGCCGGGCATCAGCAGCATGATCGTGGTGCTCTTCATCCTGCGCATCGGCCAGGTGATGAGCGTGGGCTTTGAAAAGATCATCCTGCTGTACAACCCCATGCTCTACGACACGGCGGACGTCATATCCACCTACGTATACCGCAAGGGCCTGATGGAGTTCAACTACAGCTACTCTGCGGCGGTCAACGTGTTCAACTCCGTCATCAATTTTACGATTCTGGTGATCGCCAACGCGCTTTCACGCCGCGTGACCGGCAACTCGCTGTGGTAA
- a CDS encoding YhbY family RNA-binding protein, with protein sequence MTSKQRAMLRSMANTMQPILHVGKEGVTPNIVQQAWEALEARELIKGTVLETSPQSAREVIAELCEKTHAEPVQCIGSKFVIYRPASKDPKIVLE encoded by the coding sequence ATGACAAGCAAACAGCGGGCCATGCTCCGTTCCATGGCCAATACCATGCAGCCCATATTGCACGTGGGCAAGGAGGGCGTTACCCCGAACATCGTGCAGCAGGCCTGGGAGGCGCTGGAGGCGCGCGAGCTCATCAAGGGTACGGTGCTCGAAACGTCGCCCCAAAGCGCCCGGGAGGTCATCGCGGAGCTGTGCGAAAAGACGCACGCCGAGCCCGTGCAGTGCATCGGCAGCAAGTTCGTGATCTACCGTCCGGCGAGCAAGGATCCCAAGATCGTACTGGAATGA
- a CDS encoding aminotransferase class V-fold PLP-dependent enzyme, producing the protein MIYLDNAATSFPKAPQVAAAMSDALTQAGANPGRSGHRLSLAAGRIVWSCREQLADFLGVEDPSRIVFCQNCTDALNTAIHGFVQRGDHVVSTLLEHNSVLRPLSELARMGVITLTLVRPGADGRVTPETALSAITPRTRLMVLTHASNVTGVVQDVRRIAGVCRRRNVTLLVDAAQSLGHVPVSPAALGADMLAFPGHKGLLGPHGTGGLYIREGLSVYPLRQGGTGSVSESMFQPDDMPDRFESGTLNLPGIAGLSAGIRFVRQHREEIESHHRALCARLTGGLRQIPGVRLYSPPGSLLAAFNVEGMASGEVADALNADNVAVRGGLHCAPGAHQLLGTLETGAVRASPGPFNTERDVDLLLTSVERIAARRA; encoded by the coding sequence GTGATTTATCTGGACAACGCGGCGACCAGCTTTCCCAAAGCGCCGCAGGTGGCGGCGGCGATGAGCGACGCGCTTACCCAGGCGGGCGCGAACCCCGGGCGCTCCGGACACCGCCTTTCCCTCGCCGCGGGGCGCATCGTCTGGAGCTGCCGCGAGCAGCTGGCCGATTTTCTCGGCGTCGAGGATCCCTCGCGCATCGTCTTTTGTCAAAACTGTACGGACGCTCTGAACACCGCCATCCACGGCTTCGTGCAGCGCGGCGACCACGTGGTTTCCACGCTGCTCGAGCATAATTCCGTGCTGCGCCCGCTCAGCGAGCTTGCGCGCATGGGCGTCATCACGCTGACCCTCGTGCGGCCCGGCGCGGACGGGCGCGTCACGCCCGAGACGGCGCTTTCCGCGATCACGCCGCGCACGCGCCTGATGGTCCTCACCCACGCCAGCAACGTCACCGGCGTCGTTCAGGACGTGCGGCGCATCGCGGGCGTCTGCCGACGCCGCAATGTGACGCTGCTCGTCGACGCGGCGCAGAGCCTGGGGCACGTGCCCGTCTCGCCCGCGGCGCTGGGCGCGGACATGCTCGCCTTTCCCGGCCACAAGGGGCTGCTCGGCCCGCACGGCACCGGCGGCCTCTACATCCGGGAGGGGCTCAGCGTCTATCCCCTGCGCCAGGGCGGCACGGGCAGCGTCTCCGAGAGCATGTTTCAGCCCGACGACATGCCCGACCGCTTCGAGAGCGGAACGCTCAACCTGCCCGGCATCGCGGGGCTCTCGGCGGGCATACGCTTCGTGCGCCAGCACCGGGAGGAGATCGAATCACACCATCGCGCGCTGTGCGCGCGTCTCACCGGCGGCCTTCGGCAGATTCCGGGCGTCCGCCTCTACTCGCCGCCGGGCAGCCTGCTCGCCGCCTTCAACGTAGAGGGCATGGCTTCGGGCGAAGTCGCCGACGCGCTGAACGCTGACAACGTCGCCGTGCGCGGCGGGCTGCACTGCGCGCCGGGCGCGCACCAGCTGCTGGGCACGCTGGAGACGGGCGCGGTGCGCGCGAGCCCCGGCCCCTTCAACACGGAGCGGGACGTCGATCTGCTGCTCACGAGCGTGGAGCGGATCGCCGCGCGCCGCGCCTAG
- a CDS encoding DUF3343 domain-containing protein: MDEEVFGIAAFRSRQQVLRFEGALRRAGIRTQVVATPHDVAIGCGLSVRFETEDTSAVLDVYNKTRPGNLIGFYHVDRSGGGRPGLYPIYRREG; encoded by the coding sequence ATGGACGAAGAGGTATTCGGCATCGCGGCGTTCCGTTCGCGCCAGCAGGTGCTTCGCTTCGAGGGCGCGCTTCGGCGCGCAGGCATCCGCACGCAGGTCGTCGCCACGCCGCACGACGTGGCCATCGGCTGCGGGCTCTCGGTGCGCTTTGAGACGGAGGATACGAGCGCGGTGCTGGACGTCTACAACAAGACGCGGCCCGGCAACCTGATCGGCTTTTATCACGTGGACCGGAGCGGCGGCGGCAGGCCGGGGCTGTACCCCATCTACCGGCGCGAGGGTTGA
- a CDS encoding transposase — MEEWQKAIYKRVCLDSGYESLLNYRHLAGNKQLAYIKPNNYEAIKEKKFKAQIGRRENMAYYEPGDYFLCKAGRMLVRISTTTEKEKDGSRKELAHYRCEDCCACPHRAACCKAKDPEKQKELVVCWEMEHLRKASLERITSEEGKLLRVNRSIQAEGSFGQLKHNRNFKRFLTGGHIKVMTELCLLALSQNIRKHISKCNAQRQKTHLLRPKALLKF; from the coding sequence ATGGAAGAATGGCAGAAGGCTATCTACAAAAGAGTCTGTTTGGATTCGGGTTATGAAAGCTTGCTCAACTACCGGCATCTGGCAGGGAACAAGCAGCTGGCATACATCAAGCCCAATAACTACGAAGCCATAAAAGAGAAAAAGTTCAAGGCGCAGATCGGACGCAGAGAGAACATGGCATATTACGAACCGGGGGACTATTTCCTGTGCAAAGCCGGAAGGATGCTGGTGCGGATTTCGACAACAACCGAAAAGGAAAAAGACGGTTCCCGGAAAGAATTGGCGCATTATCGCTGTGAGGATTGCTGTGCGTGTCCACATCGTGCGGCATGCTGTAAAGCCAAGGATCCCGAAAAGCAAAAGGAACTGGTTGTCTGCTGGGAAATGGAACATCTGCGCAAAGCTTCACTGGAACGAATCACATCTGAGGAAGGAAAACTGCTTCGAGTGAACCGCTCCATTCAGGCAGAAGGCAGCTTTGGTCAACTCAAGCATAACCGCAATTTCAAGCGCTTTTTGACCGGTGGTCATATCAAGGTGATGACGGAGCTATGCCTTCTTGCCCTCTCACAGAACATCCGTAAGCACATTTCCAAATGCAACGCCCAAAGGCAGAAAACGCATCTTCTGCGTCCCAAAGCGCTGCTGAAATTCTGA
- the obgE gene encoding GTPase ObgE codes for MSLFVDKVKITAKAGNGGDGAVAFHREKYVQNGGPDGGDGGHGGNIVLLADPNMHTLMDFRFKRKYAAAAGENGAGRLCKGKSGEDLVIKVPVGTVVRATATGKLCADMHEAGQRHILLHGGRGGWGNSHFATSTRQAPNFAKPGQKCEIYEFELELKSIADVGLVGYPNVGKSTILSVVTSARPKIANYHFTTLTPNLGIVRHHGEDFVMADIPGLVEGAHAGVGLGHAFLRHVERTRLLVHVVDVAGSEGRDPVEDFEHICDELACYGALADRPQIVAANKIDLPGAEENLEKLRAHLRHTDVEVYPVSAATHQGFDALLDAVARVLPTLPPIGVYEEEPEAVEAADERAPFTVRRENELYVVEGPDIERLIDSVNFDDEESMNWFHRTLRRTGVIDALREKGAGEGDTVAIGDMEFDFVE; via the coding sequence ATGTCTCTTTTCGTAGATAAAGTCAAGATCACCGCCAAGGCCGGAAACGGCGGCGACGGCGCGGTGGCCTTTCACCGCGAAAAATACGTGCAGAACGGCGGCCCGGACGGCGGCGACGGCGGTCATGGCGGCAACATCGTGCTGCTGGCCGACCCCAATATGCACACGCTGATGGACTTCCGCTTCAAGCGCAAGTACGCCGCGGCAGCCGGTGAAAACGGCGCGGGGCGCCTTTGCAAGGGCAAGAGCGGTGAAGACCTCGTCATCAAGGTGCCGGTGGGCACGGTCGTGCGCGCGACCGCTACGGGCAAGCTCTGCGCGGACATGCACGAGGCGGGCCAGCGGCACATCCTGCTGCACGGCGGACGCGGCGGCTGGGGCAACAGCCACTTTGCCACCTCCACCCGTCAGGCTCCCAACTTTGCCAAGCCGGGGCAGAAGTGCGAGATATACGAATTCGAGCTGGAGCTCAAATCCATCGCGGACGTGGGCCTCGTCGGCTACCCGAACGTCGGCAAGTCCACCATCCTTTCCGTCGTCACCTCGGCGAGACCCAAGATCGCCAACTACCACTTCACCACCCTGACGCCGAACCTGGGCATCGTGCGCCACCACGGCGAGGACTTCGTCATGGCGGACATCCCCGGTCTGGTGGAGGGCGCGCACGCGGGCGTCGGCCTGGGGCACGCGTTCCTGCGCCACGTGGAGCGCACGCGGCTGCTGGTGCACGTGGTGGACGTTGCCGGCAGCGAGGGGCGCGACCCGGTGGAGGACTTCGAGCACATCTGCGACGAGCTGGCCTGCTACGGCGCGCTGGCCGACCGCCCGCAGATCGTCGCCGCCAACAAGATCGACCTGCCGGGCGCGGAGGAAAACCTCGAAAAGCTGCGCGCGCACCTGAGGCACACGGATGTAGAGGTGTATCCCGTTTCGGCGGCGACGCATCAGGGCTTTGACGCGCTGCTGGACGCCGTCGCGCGCGTGCTGCCGACGCTTCCGCCCATCGGGGTGTACGAGGAGGAGCCCGAGGCCGTGGAGGCGGCGGACGAACGCGCGCCCTTCACCGTGCGGCGCGAAAACGAGCTGTACGTCGTGGAGGGGCCGGACATCGAGCGGCTGATCGATTCGGTCAACTTCGACGACGAGGAATCCATGAACTGGTTCCACCGTACGCTGCGGCGCACGGGCGTCATCGACGCGCTGCGCGAAAAGGGCGCGGGCGAAGGGGACACCGTCGCCATCGGGGATATGGAATTCGACTTTGTAGAGTGA
- a CDS encoding DUF2961 domain-containing protein: protein MHHSNPLGGGLSDLALLTNAQSRSLSPENRNGAPGGGALCPLDQGSAREAARELGVGWKVNPFVVIKAGTTYEIGDIEGPGTIDHIWMTPTGAWRDSILRFYWDDQQQPSVECPVGDFFACGWGQYAPVTSLAVCVNPGSAFNCYWKMPFKKRCRITMENRSVDDMVLYYQVDYTLTELPENVAYFHAQFRRVNPLPYKDVYTLLDGVEGHGQYVGVYMCWGVNSCNWWGEGEIKFYIDSDTDAPTICGTGTEDYFCGSYNFENQKTHRYEAFTTPYSGMPQVIEPDGLYRSQQRFGLYRWHITDPVRFEKRLRVTIQALGWRSHGRYLPLQDDISSVAFWYQDLPSSPFPPLPDRDALEVI from the coding sequence ATGCATCATTCAAACCCGCTCGGCGGCGGCCTGTCCGATCTCGCCCTCTTAACAAACGCCCAATCCCGTTCCCTCTCCCCGGAAAACAGGAACGGCGCGCCCGGCGGCGGGGCGCTCTGCCCGCTCGACCAGGGCAGCGCCCGCGAGGCTGCGCGCGAGCTGGGCGTCGGCTGGAAGGTCAACCCCTTCGTCGTCATCAAGGCCGGGACGACCTACGAAATCGGAGACATCGAGGGCCCCGGTACGATCGACCACATCTGGATGACGCCGACGGGCGCATGGCGCGATTCCATCCTGCGCTTTTACTGGGACGACCAGCAGCAGCCCAGCGTCGAGTGCCCGGTGGGCGACTTCTTCGCCTGCGGCTGGGGACAGTACGCGCCCGTGACCTCGCTGGCGGTCTGCGTGAACCCCGGCTCCGCGTTCAACTGCTACTGGAAGATGCCCTTCAAAAAGCGCTGCCGCATCACCATGGAGAACCGCTCGGTGGACGACATGGTGCTCTACTATCAGGTGGACTACACCCTGACGGAGCTCCCGGAAAACGTCGCCTACTTCCACGCGCAGTTCCGCCGCGTGAATCCGCTGCCCTATAAGGACGTGTATACCCTCCTAGACGGCGTCGAGGGCCACGGCCAGTACGTGGGCGTCTACATGTGCTGGGGCGTCAACAGCTGCAACTGGTGGGGCGAGGGCGAAATCAAGTTCTACATCGACTCCGACACCGACGCGCCCACCATCTGCGGCACCGGCACGGAGGATTACTTCTGCGGCTCCTATAACTTTGAGAACCAGAAGACGCACCGCTACGAGGCGTTCACCACCCCCTACAGCGGCATGCCGCAGGTCATCGAGCCGGACGGCCTGTACCGCTCGCAGCAGCGCTTCGGCCTCTACCGCTGGCACATCACCGACCCCGTTCGCTTTGAAAAGCGGCTGCGCGTGACGATTCAGGCCCTCGGCTGGCGCAGCCACGGCCGCTACCTGCCCCTGCAGGACGACATCTCCTCCGTCGCGTTCTGGTATCAGGACTTGCCCTCCAGCCCCTTCCCCCCGCTCCCCGACCGCGATGCGCTGGAAGTGATCTGA
- a CDS encoding ABC transporter permease subunit, with protein sequence MVEKKDHIFPAVNAVVLTAFTFLCLYPILYIVFASFSEPGRLMQHSGILWKSLGFTWEGYALTLRNPNIASGYVNTIFFVVVGTTLNLLVTAMGAFVVSRRDAMLAGPIMKGVIFTMYFSGGLIPLYLMVNSMGLNNTRMVVILVSLVSSWNLIVMRTSFQEIPVSLEESAKIDGAGPLTIFARIFLPLSGPMLATMTLFYGVGHWNEWFNQMIFLRDRAKFPLQLILREILINNDMSTMTNMNSVGTYTNDMYQVLVKYCTIVIATAPILCLYPFLQRFFIKGVMIGAVKG encoded by the coding sequence ATGGTAGAGAAAAAGGATCATATCTTTCCCGCCGTCAACGCCGTCGTGCTCACGGCCTTTACGTTCCTGTGCCTGTATCCGATTCTGTACATCGTCTTCGCTTCCTTCAGCGAACCGGGCAGGCTCATGCAGCATTCCGGAATTCTATGGAAGTCGCTGGGCTTTACGTGGGAGGGGTACGCCCTCACGCTGCGCAACCCCAACATCGCCTCCGGCTACGTGAACACGATCTTCTTCGTGGTCGTCGGAACGACGCTGAACCTGCTGGTGACGGCCATGGGCGCGTTCGTCGTCTCGCGCCGGGATGCGATGCTGGCGGGGCCGATCATGAAGGGTGTCATCTTCACGATGTACTTCTCGGGCGGCCTCATTCCGCTGTACCTGATGGTGAACAGCATGGGCCTGAACAACACGCGCATGGTCGTCATTCTGGTCAGCCTCGTCTCCTCCTGGAACCTGATCGTCATGCGCACGTCGTTTCAGGAGATTCCGGTGAGCCTGGAGGAGTCCGCCAAGATCGACGGCGCGGGCCCGCTGACCATCTTCGCGCGCATCTTCCTGCCGCTCTCCGGCCCGATGCTCGCGACCATGACGCTCTTTTACGGCGTGGGCCACTGGAACGAATGGTTCAACCAGATGATCTTCCTGCGCGACCGCGCGAAGTTTCCGCTGCAGCTGATCCTGCGCGAAATCCTCATCAATAACGACATGAGCACCATGACGAACATGAACAGCGTCGGCACCTATACGAACGACATGTATCAGGTGCTCGTCAAGTACTGCACGATCGTCATCGCTACCGCGCCAATCCTCTGCCTTTACCCGTTCCTGCAGCGCTTTTTCATCAAGGGCGTGATGATCGGCGCGGTCAAGGGCTGA
- a CDS encoding IS3 family transposase: AVIDLCGRMVLAYRIGGDMAASLVTQTIRDAMITEKVTDGLALHSDQGSQYTSEAYFDLSKEYHFQPSMSSPGCPYDNAAMENFFGTLKSECLYRAHYSTRAEVEELVAQYVHFYNFERINLKYGLTPYEIRSNAA; this comes from the coding sequence TGCGGTGATTGACCTTTGTGGTCGAATGGTGTTGGCCTATCGCATTGGTGGCGACATGGCCGCATCGCTGGTTACTCAGACGATCCGAGACGCTATGATAACAGAGAAGGTCACTGATGGACTCGCGCTCCACAGTGACCAAGGGTCTCAATACACCTCCGAAGCATACTTCGACCTAAGCAAAGAATATCACTTTCAACCCTCTATGTCCAGTCCCGGTTGTCCATACGACAATGCTGCTATGGAGAATTTCTTCGGAACGCTTAAATCGGAATGCCTTTATCGTGCCCATTATTCTACTCGCGCAGAGGTAGAGGAGTTGGTTGCACAATATGTCCACTTCTACAACTTCGAACGCATTAACCTGAAATACGGCCTTACTCCCTATGAAATCAGGAGCAACGCCGCGTAA
- a CDS encoding extracellular solute-binding protein yields the protein MKKLLALLLALALTLGAAAALAEPEPYTLPLSEETVTFTYWKPTHTNARQLMTDYNGNEIYQELERRTNVHIEWIHPAAGQEAEQFNLLVAANDLPDFICMESGASYPGGAAKAIADGVFLPLEDYVAQYCPNLTAIYEKYPEIAKQMKTNDGHIWGFGELMLEEDSTGPISPWAGPAVRVDWLEELGLDMPVTLDDWHEMLVAFRDQKGAQVPLIMQKSGLPGMHEFISAFGVAKDFYHENNVVKFGPLEAGYKEYLTLMNQWYQEGLLDVDFPSTASDANFYAEYLTTGKAGAICETYQDIVPLYNALLGDQGKIAAVPYPKKNADDQLHIGCLTHDVETGHSTVYVNAKLDPEKLPIAMRWWDYMYSDEAFMLCNWGIEGLTHTIVDGKPQFTDRVLKNEEGLEYALWAWKYKIFNGTFRYTGYAMPPENAQASLDSITTWAKDNDMANMLPPSSIPLEYSAEYNGIMTEVYTYRDQMALKFILGTEPLEKYDEFVETLKTLGIERAIEIQQIALDMYNNR from the coding sequence ATGAAAAAACTGCTTGCCCTACTGCTCGCCCTCGCGCTGACGCTCGGCGCGGCGGCCGCTCTGGCGGAACCGGAGCCCTACACGCTCCCGCTGAGCGAGGAAACCGTGACCTTTACCTATTGGAAGCCGACGCACACGAACGCCCGGCAGCTGATGACCGACTACAACGGCAATGAGATTTATCAGGAGCTGGAGCGCCGCACGAACGTCCACATCGAGTGGATTCATCCGGCCGCGGGCCAGGAGGCGGAGCAGTTCAACCTGCTGGTCGCGGCGAACGACCTGCCGGACTTTATCTGCATGGAATCCGGCGCGTCTTACCCGGGCGGCGCCGCCAAGGCGATCGCGGACGGCGTCTTCCTCCCGCTGGAGGATTACGTCGCCCAGTATTGCCCGAACCTGACGGCGATTTACGAGAAGTATCCCGAGATCGCCAAGCAGATGAAGACCAACGACGGCCATATCTGGGGCTTCGGCGAGCTCATGCTCGAAGAGGACAGCACCGGCCCGATCTCCCCGTGGGCAGGCCCCGCGGTGCGCGTGGACTGGCTGGAGGAGCTGGGCCTCGACATGCCGGTGACGCTGGACGACTGGCACGAGATGCTCGTGGCCTTCCGCGACCAGAAGGGCGCGCAGGTGCCTTTGATTATGCAGAAGAGCGGCCTGCCGGGCATGCATGAATTCATCAGCGCGTTCGGCGTGGCGAAGGACTTCTACCATGAAAACAATGTCGTGAAGTTCGGTCCCCTCGAAGCGGGCTACAAGGAATACCTGACGCTGATGAACCAGTGGTATCAGGAGGGACTGCTGGACGTGGACTTCCCCTCTACCGCTTCGGATGCGAACTTCTACGCGGAATACCTGACGACCGGCAAGGCGGGCGCGATCTGCGAAACCTATCAGGACATCGTGCCGCTGTACAACGCGCTGCTCGGCGATCAGGGCAAGATTGCCGCCGTTCCCTACCCGAAGAAGAACGCGGACGACCAGCTGCACATCGGCTGCCTCACGCATGACGTCGAAACGGGCCATTCCACGGTCTACGTTAACGCGAAGCTGGACCCTGAAAAGCTGCCGATCGCGATGCGCTGGTGGGATTACATGTACTCCGACGAAGCGTTCATGCTGTGCAACTGGGGCATTGAGGGCCTTACCCACACCATCGTGGACGGCAAGCCGCAGTTTACCGACCGCGTCCTGAAGAACGAAGAGGGCCTGGAGTACGCGCTGTGGGCCTGGAAGTACAAGATCTTCAACGGCACCTTCCGCTACACGGGCTACGCCATGCCGCCGGAAAATGCGCAGGCCAGCCTCGACTCCATCACCACCTGGGCGAAGGACAACGACATGGCCAACATGCTGCCGCCCTCGAGCATTCCGCTGGAGTACAGCGCGGAGTACAACGGCATCATGACCGAGGTCTATACCTACCGCGACCAGATGGCGCTCAAGTTCATCCTCGGCACGGAGCCGCTGGAGAAGTACGACGAGTTCGTCGAGACGCTCAAGACGCTCGGCATCGAGCGCGCGATTGAGATTCAGCAGATCGCGCTGGATATGTACAACAACCGTTAA
- a CDS encoding sigma-70 family RNA polymerase sigma factor, translating to MDQRSAWLERAIQRWEQALMRTAYAYLGDFALAEDAVQETFLKAWRARDRFRGEAEEKTWLMRIAINTCKDIRRGAWFRHIDPAASLDRLPEGSVPFTPEEDAITRAVLTLPAKLRAVVILHCFQGLTGDETAKVLGISRSTVFERLQKARAVIQRELEG from the coding sequence ATGGATCAAAGATCGGCCTGGCTCGAGCGCGCGATTCAGCGCTGGGAGCAGGCTCTCATGCGGACGGCTTACGCGTACCTTGGCGACTTTGCGCTTGCCGAGGACGCGGTGCAGGAAACCTTTCTGAAGGCATGGCGGGCGCGCGACCGTTTTCGCGGGGAGGCGGAGGAAAAAACCTGGCTGATGCGCATCGCTATCAATACCTGCAAGGACATTCGGCGCGGCGCGTGGTTTCGCCATATCGACCCGGCCGCGTCGCTCGACCGGCTGCCCGAGGGATCGGTTCCTTTTACGCCGGAGGAGGACGCGATCACCCGCGCGGTGCTAACCCTGCCGGCGAAGCTGCGCGCGGTCGTGATCCTTCACTGCTTTCAGGGGCTCACGGGCGATGAAACGGCGAAGGTGCTCGGCATATCCAGATCGACGGTGTTTGAACGGCTGCAAAAGGCGCGCGCCGTGATACAAAGAGAACTGGAGGGATGA
- the nth gene encoding endonuclease III, producing MDQEKNQAILQELSRLYPDAKAALHFQNPYQMLVATVLSAQCTDVKVNKVTPALFAAYPDPAHLAAAEPEDIEPYIQSCGIYHNKARNLVLAAREIVKQYGGEVPNDFEALQRLPGVGRKTANVVMANAFGADAIAVDTHVFRVSNRLGLAHADDVLKTELQLQEAIPKNQWSTAHHWLIYHGRQVCASRKPACERCTLRPLCDYARAQDAPEEAAQ from the coding sequence ATGGATCAGGAAAAAAACCAGGCGATATTGCAGGAGCTCTCGCGGCTGTATCCGGACGCGAAGGCGGCGCTGCACTTTCAAAACCCCTATCAAATGCTGGTGGCGACGGTGCTCTCCGCTCAGTGCACGGACGTCAAGGTCAACAAGGTGACGCCCGCGCTCTTTGCCGCCTATCCCGACCCCGCGCATCTGGCGGCCGCCGAGCCGGAGGACATCGAGCCCTACATCCAGTCCTGCGGCATCTACCATAACAAGGCGCGGAACCTGGTGCTGGCCGCGCGGGAGATCGTGAAGCAATACGGCGGCGAGGTGCCGAACGACTTTGAGGCGCTGCAGCGTTTGCCCGGCGTCGGGCGCAAGACGGCGAACGTCGTGATGGCGAACGCCTTCGGCGCGGACGCCATCGCCGTGGACACGCACGTGTTCCGCGTATCCAACCGCCTCGGCCTCGCCCACGCGGACGACGTGCTGAAGACCGAACTGCAGCTTCAGGAAGCCATCCCGAAAAACCAGTGGTCCACGGCGCACCACTGGCTGATCTACCACGGCAGGCAGGTCTGCGCCTCCCGCAAGCCCGCCTGCGAGCGGTGCACGCTCCGGCCCCTTTGCGATTATGCCCGGGCGCAGGACGCGCCGGAGGAAGCTGCGCAGTGA